A genomic stretch from Actinomycetota bacterium includes:
- a CDS encoding molybdopterin-dependent oxidoreductase: MELFKRYGVVIIIAVLLIGAVLFMLLRGGEPKAELELPEGDTVEVTPLDEMRVRTAEPDPVIDPATYTLTVSGLVEKPLSLTFDDITSMQSEERLVELPCVEGWTETALWKGTRLSPLLEQAGMLEEAETVVFSSPGGYTTSLSLADIMETDPLLAYGANGEMLPHEQGFPLRLVVPDRLGYKWIKWVTAIEVISGDYEGYWESRGYSNEADASDR; this comes from the coding sequence ATGGAGCTGTTCAAGAGATACGGTGTCGTGATAATCATCGCCGTCCTGCTGATCGGGGCGGTTCTTTTCATGCTTCTGCGAGGTGGCGAGCCCAAGGCGGAACTTGAGCTTCCGGAGGGGGATACGGTGGAAGTGACCCCCCTTGACGAGATGCGCGTGCGTACCGCCGAGCCCGACCCGGTCATAGACCCGGCCACTTACACCCTCACGGTTAGCGGGCTGGTGGAGAAGCCGCTCTCCCTCACCTTCGACGACATCACGTCCATGCAGTCGGAGGAGAGGCTGGTCGAGCTTCCCTGCGTAGAGGGCTGGACCGAGACCGCCCTCTGGAAGGGAACGAGGCTGTCGCCGTTGCTGGAGCAGGCGGGCATGCTGGAGGAGGCCGAGACCGTGGTCTTCTCTTCTCCCGGCGGCTATACGACGTCCCTCTCCCTCGCGGACATTATGGAGACCGACCCCCTGCTGGCCTACGGGGCCAACGGGGAGATGCTCCCGCACGAGCAGGGATTCCCCTTGCGCCTGGTGGTGCCGGACCGCCTCGGTTACAAATGGATCAAGTGGGTCACCGCCATCGAGGTCATCTCCGGAGATTATGAGGGTTACTGGGAGAGCCGCGGCTATTCAAACGAGGCTGACGCCTCTGACCGCTGA
- a CDS encoding acyl-CoA dehydrogenase family protein, whose translation MIKLPEFSEDQEYRILRETAAAYAAKELGPQAEQLDLDPARWRIKEAIAKAEDLGMLAALIPEDYGGGGLDDYAFCVALEEIAVEEAGIAAVLLAHNAALLPAAMGEFKALITGVGPDAFPVCLAFPGEVSFADGKVKGRVPFALNAQECSLITLLPGGGGGTQALTVRGDAAGVEINAEPYQMGLRAARAGSIRLEDAEASNVISGGDMAGEVQRVLMLGLASIATGISRNALQKAYAYARERYQGGKMIIEHQQMRIFLAEMLAAVEQGRALVKKACEDGGLAPAMVAWLRATERACKSATDGVQVHGGYGYMRDYGMERLMRDAKYCQMYPMTSQEALLRLLEISETG comes from the coding sequence ATGATAAAACTCCCCGAGTTCTCTGAAGACCAGGAATACAGGATACTGCGCGAGACAGCCGCGGCCTACGCCGCGAAGGAACTCGGCCCGCAGGCGGAGCAGCTCGACCTGGACCCTGCCCGGTGGCGGATAAAGGAGGCCATCGCCAAGGCAGAGGACCTGGGTATGCTGGCGGCCCTCATCCCGGAGGACTACGGCGGCGGTGGCCTGGACGACTACGCTTTCTGCGTCGCCCTGGAGGAGATAGCGGTGGAGGAGGCGGGGATAGCGGCGGTCCTGCTGGCGCACAACGCCGCCCTGCTGCCCGCGGCCATGGGGGAGTTCAAGGCGCTGATCACCGGCGTCGGCCCCGACGCCTTTCCGGTCTGCCTCGCTTTTCCGGGCGAGGTCTCTTTCGCCGATGGAAAGGTCAAGGGGCGGGTGCCCTTCGCCCTCAACGCCCAGGAGTGTTCCCTCATCACCCTCCTGCCCGGGGGCGGGGGAGGGACCCAGGCGTTGACGGTGCGCGGCGACGCCGCCGGCGTGGAGATAAACGCGGAACCCTATCAGATGGGCCTGAGGGCGGCACGCGCCGGTTCCATACGCCTCGAGGATGCCGAGGCCTCGAACGTCATCTCGGGAGGAGATATGGCGGGAGAGGTGCAGCGCGTGCTCATGCTGGGGCTCGCGTCCATCGCCACGGGCATTTCCCGAAACGCGCTGCAGAAGGCTTACGCCTATGCGCGCGAGAGGTATCAGGGCGGGAAGATGATCATAGAGCACCAGCAGATGCGCATCTTCCTGGCTGAGATGCTGGCGGCGGTGGAGCAGGGGAGGGCCCTGGTAAAGAAGGCCTGCGAGGACGGGGGGCTCGCGCCCGCCATGGTCGCCTGGCTGCGGGCCACTGAACGCGCCTGCAAATCCGCCACGGACGGGGTGCAGGTCCACGGCGGCTACGGGTATATGCGGGACTACGGGATGGAGCGCCTGATGCGCGATGCCAAGTACTGCCAGATGTATCCCATGACCAGCCAGGAGGCCCTGCTGCGCCTCCTCGAGATCTCCGAGACAGGGTGA
- a CDS encoding SDR family NAD(P)-dependent oxidoreductase, with protein sequence MDCKAERNAVITGAATGLGRSIALALARRGWRIGLVDIEVEEAERTLREVEESGGGGEVYRCDVRRYEEVQAVAEHFFTAWDRVDLLVNNAGVYGTACAEDASMEEWELIIDTDLWGVIYCCHAFIPRMKRQGGGHIVNIASAAGIVCAPETAPYSVAKAGVISLSEALKAELAPSGIGVTVVCPLFFQSHLFSAMTASDSTVLKDISLTAAANARVTTDDIAAMIVKAVEKNRLYVLPQLSARLFWWFKRLMPAAFYGQTAYLYKHGLVKPVFTQLAKRGLL encoded by the coding sequence ATGGACTGCAAAGCCGAGCGAAACGCCGTGATAACCGGCGCAGCCACCGGCCTCGGCAGGTCTATCGCCCTGGCCCTGGCACGGCGGGGATGGAGGATCGGCCTGGTGGATATCGAGGTGGAGGAGGCGGAGAGGACCCTGCGCGAGGTCGAAGAGTCCGGCGGTGGCGGGGAGGTATACCGCTGCGACGTGAGGCGATACGAGGAAGTGCAGGCCGTGGCGGAGCACTTCTTCACGGCCTGGGACCGTGTGGACCTGCTGGTGAACAACGCCGGGGTCTACGGCACCGCGTGCGCGGAAGACGCCTCCATGGAGGAGTGGGAATTGATCATCGACACCGATCTCTGGGGGGTGATCTACTGCTGTCATGCTTTCATACCGCGCATGAAGCGCCAGGGAGGTGGCCATATCGTGAACATCGCCTCCGCGGCGGGCATCGTCTGCGCCCCGGAGACGGCCCCGTACAGCGTGGCCAAGGCTGGGGTCATCTCTCTCTCCGAGGCGCTCAAGGCCGAGCTGGCCCCTTCCGGCATAGGGGTGACGGTGGTCTGCCCGCTCTTCTTCCAGAGCCACCTCTTCTCCGCCATGACCGCCTCGGACAGCACCGTCCTCAAGGACATATCGCTGACCGCGGCCGCGAACGCGCGCGTGACCACCGACGATATCGCGGCGATGATCGTGAAAGCCGTGGAGAAGAACCGCCTCTACGTGCTGCCCCAGCTCTCCGCCCGCCTATTCTGGTGGTTCAAGAGGCTGATGCCCGCGGCCTTTTACGGCCAGACCGCTTACCTTTACAAGCACGGCCTGGTAAAGCCGGTGTTCACGCAACTGGCGAAACGGGGTTTGCTGTGA
- a CDS encoding DUF4180 domain-containing protein — protein sequence MDVSVNRDGTPHIAIIHSADILIADVDDALDLMATVAHEHGCDAMVISKSAITERFFDLKTGLAGEILRKFTNYRFKVAIIGDFEVYSSPSLRGFLRESNQGNQLFFLPTEESAIARFHALGTNG from the coding sequence ATGGACGTTTCCGTCAACAGGGATGGAACCCCACATATCGCGATAATACACAGCGCGGACATATTGATCGCCGATGTGGACGATGCATTGGACTTGATGGCGACGGTTGCTCACGAGCACGGTTGCGATGCCATGGTGATAAGCAAATCGGCGATAACGGAGCGCTTTTTCGACTTGAAAACCGGGCTCGCCGGGGAGATATTGCGTAAGTTCACGAACTATCGTTTCAAGGTAGCCATCATCGGCGATTTTGAGGTCTACTCCAGCCCGAGCCTGAGGGGCTTCTTGCGTGAAAGCAACCAGGGCAACCAGTTATTCTTCCTGCCCACGGAGGAAAGCGCCATCGCAAGATTCCATGCTCTTGGCACAAACGGCTAA
- a CDS encoding FAD-dependent oxidoreductase has translation MGDFDAVVIGAGLGGLSAAANLAVAGKKVLLLEKHSVPGGYASTFRRGRFEFEISLHELSGLGHADRRGPLYHSLEEIGVVQKVEFLDIPDFYRSWYPDLDMVLPADREGYDGAMCEHFPAEADGIKKFTSLMFAILDEVSTFSQEAMMKDPSAYANLMTYAGANLADVLGAEIKDEKARAVIAQLWGYYGLPPSKLSFLLFAIANATYLKYGPVHIKGKSQALSQAFVETIMENGGEVWLNNGASRVLVEGGAVRGVVAQDGTEISAPYVVSNASPISTCIDLVGREHIPSWYLKRLGWGKVGNSLFSVFLGLDCPVSELGLENHETMVNMDYDFEAHYDVARRNAVFEPTGCAIAPYNIVDPEFSPPGTSVISLTTMGYGDVWLELSPQEYVDAKNTLAGRLIDIADRVAPGLKGHIEVVEVATPLTHMRYTGNAFGAVYGYENSPVEGTVLRLPNRGPLPGLYLAGAWVRVGGGFQPCIDSGRTAAENVLEDMERGGMEVTAIDGLKTFCENQAAEAPEIEVEAQAVERSMAGLHPRRLALKVSGILEETESTKTLRLVPTGGVLPLFRAGQYINLFLELDGVKTSRPYSIASAPGRPHYDITVRRKEGGFVSAYLLDQVREGDVLESTGPSGNFYHEPLTDGSDLVFLAGGSGITPFASIMREVAEKGLPLHVHLLYGSRYPDDIIFRKELAQLGAENDNIDVDFIISEPGEDWGGLCGFIDADMISNVLGTVEGKTFYICGPAEMYPFCEGALAMLGVSALRVKKEAYGPPDDVTREEGWPGIDPNAVFEVVEERSGTAFRARAGEPLMNSMERAGLVVEAVCRSGECTVCRTRLEAGEVFAPARVLTRWADEHFGYIHPCMSYPVSDLRIRL, from the coding sequence ATGGGTGATTTCGACGCCGTGGTGATAGGGGCGGGGCTCGGGGGGCTCTCCGCGGCCGCCAACCTGGCGGTGGCGGGTAAGAAGGTGCTCCTGCTGGAGAAACACAGTGTTCCGGGCGGTTACGCGTCCACCTTCCGCAGGGGGCGCTTCGAGTTCGAGATATCCCTGCACGAGCTGTCCGGCCTGGGCCACGCGGACCGGCGCGGCCCGCTCTACCATAGCCTGGAGGAGATCGGGGTGGTCCAGAAGGTGGAGTTCCTGGATATCCCAGACTTTTACCGCAGCTGGTATCCTGACCTGGACATGGTCCTGCCCGCCGACCGTGAAGGCTACGACGGGGCGATGTGCGAGCATTTCCCGGCCGAGGCCGACGGCATCAAGAAGTTCACATCCCTCATGTTCGCCATCCTGGACGAGGTCTCCACCTTCTCCCAGGAGGCGATGATGAAAGACCCCTCGGCCTATGCCAACCTCATGACCTATGCCGGCGCCAACCTGGCCGACGTGCTGGGCGCAGAGATAAAGGACGAGAAAGCCCGGGCGGTCATAGCCCAGCTCTGGGGCTATTACGGCCTTCCGCCCTCGAAGCTCTCTTTTCTGCTCTTCGCCATCGCCAATGCCACCTATCTCAAGTACGGGCCGGTACATATCAAGGGCAAGAGCCAGGCCCTCTCCCAGGCCTTCGTGGAGACGATCATGGAGAACGGCGGGGAGGTGTGGCTGAACAACGGTGCCTCCCGCGTGCTCGTCGAGGGCGGTGCGGTAAGGGGGGTAGTCGCCCAGGACGGCACGGAGATATCCGCCCCCTACGTGGTGAGCAACGCCAGCCCCATCTCCACCTGCATCGACCTCGTCGGGCGCGAACACATCCCCTCCTGGTACCTGAAGCGGCTGGGTTGGGGAAAGGTCGGCAACTCCCTCTTCTCGGTCTTCCTGGGCCTGGACTGCCCGGTATCGGAGCTGGGCCTGGAGAACCACGAGACCATGGTCAATATGGACTACGATTTCGAGGCCCACTACGACGTGGCCAGGCGCAACGCCGTCTTCGAGCCCACCGGCTGCGCCATCGCGCCCTACAACATCGTGGACCCGGAGTTCTCTCCGCCGGGGACCTCGGTCATCTCGTTGACCACCATGGGCTACGGCGACGTTTGGCTGGAGCTCTCGCCACAGGAGTACGTGGATGCCAAGAACACCCTGGCCGGGAGGCTCATCGACATCGCGGACCGGGTGGCCCCCGGGCTTAAGGGACACATCGAGGTGGTGGAGGTGGCCACCCCCCTCACCCACATGCGCTACACCGGCAACGCCTTTGGGGCGGTGTACGGATACGAGAACTCGCCCGTGGAAGGGACGGTGCTGCGCCTTCCCAACCGCGGTCCACTGCCCGGCCTCTACCTCGCGGGCGCCTGGGTGCGCGTAGGCGGAGGCTTCCAGCCCTGCATCGATTCGGGGCGCACGGCGGCGGAAAACGTGCTGGAGGACATGGAGAGGGGGGGCATGGAGGTGACGGCCATAGACGGCCTCAAGACCTTCTGCGAGAACCAGGCCGCGGAGGCCCCGGAGATAGAGGTGGAGGCGCAGGCGGTGGAGAGGTCAATGGCCGGTCTTCACCCGCGGCGGCTTGCCCTCAAGGTGTCCGGGATCTTGGAGGAGACGGAGAGCACAAAGACCCTGCGCCTGGTTCCCACAGGCGGCGTCCTGCCGCTCTTCCGCGCCGGGCAGTACATAAACCTCTTCTTGGAGTTGGACGGGGTGAAGACCTCGCGACCTTACAGCATCGCATCGGCGCCGGGCAGGCCGCACTACGACATCACCGTCCGCCGCAAGGAGGGCGGGTTCGTGTCCGCGTATCTCCTGGACCAGGTAAGAGAGGGCGACGTGCTGGAATCCACGGGGCCTTCCGGGAATTTCTACCACGAACCCCTAACCGACGGCTCGGACCTCGTCTTCCTGGCCGGCGGCAGCGGCATCACCCCTTTTGCCTCCATCATGCGCGAGGTGGCTGAGAAAGGCCTCCCGCTCCACGTGCATCTGCTTTACGGCTCCCGTTATCCGGACGACATCATATTCCGCAAGGAGCTGGCCCAACTGGGAGCGGAGAACGACAACATCGACGTGGACTTCATCATCTCCGAGCCGGGAGAGGACTGGGGAGGGCTCTGCGGTTTCATCGACGCGGACATGATCTCGAACGTCCTGGGCACGGTGGAAGGGAAGACGTTCTATATCTGCGGGCCGGCCGAGATGTATCCCTTCTGTGAGGGCGCCCTGGCGATGCTCGGCGTGTCGGCCTTGCGCGTGAAGAAGGAAGCATATGGTCCTCCCGACGACGTGACCCGGGAGGAGGGTTGGCCGGGCATCGATCCAAACGCCGTGTTCGAAGTGGTGGAGGAGCGCAGCGGCACCGCCTTCAGGGCGCGCGCCGGCGAACCGCTGATGAACTCCATGGAGCGCGCGGGGCTGGTGGTGGAAGCGGTGTGCCGCTCCGGGGAGTGTACCGTCTGCCGTACCCGCCTGGAAGCGGGGGAGGTGTTCGCCCCGGCGAGAGTGCTGACGCGCTGGGCAGACGAGCACTTCGGCTACATCCACCCCTGCATGAGCTATCCCGTCTCGGACCTGCGCATCAGGTTGTGA
- a CDS encoding enoyl-CoA hydratase/isomerase family protein, with the protein MDFETLRFELDGGIGVLTLNRPERLNAINAVMLDELNVFWREMLEKYDCRVIVMTGAGDRGFCSGLDLKEAANLQGGFASGGITGDTIQSGQKRFSDIIEMMRACPQPIIAAVNGAAMGAGMSFAMAADVRLASAAAKYCASYINIGTGGADMGSSYFLWRLVGWGMAAEMLLTGRVIEIDEAYRIGLANHVYPQEELLDRAMEMAQRMAEKPPLALRMTKDAINIGLNSGNLRDTLRLEDRNQVLLIESLYIAGAALAAAPPESQKKDIAKE; encoded by the coding sequence ATGGACTTCGAGACCCTGAGGTTCGAGCTTGACGGCGGCATCGGCGTGCTCACCCTGAACCGGCCGGAGCGCCTGAACGCCATCAACGCCGTCATGCTGGACGAGTTGAACGTCTTCTGGAGAGAGATGCTGGAGAAGTACGACTGCAGGGTGATCGTGATGACTGGCGCCGGCGACCGCGGATTCTGCTCCGGGCTGGACCTCAAGGAGGCGGCCAACCTCCAGGGAGGTTTCGCGTCCGGGGGCATCACCGGCGATACCATCCAGAGCGGTCAGAAGAGGTTCTCCGATATCATCGAGATGATGCGCGCCTGCCCCCAACCGATCATCGCGGCGGTAAACGGTGCCGCCATGGGGGCGGGTATGAGCTTCGCCATGGCCGCGGACGTGCGCCTGGCCTCGGCGGCGGCGAAATACTGCGCCTCATACATAAACATCGGCACGGGTGGAGCCGACATGGGATCGAGCTATTTCCTGTGGCGCCTGGTGGGATGGGGCATGGCCGCGGAGATGCTCCTCACCGGGAGGGTGATAGAGATAGACGAGGCTTACCGCATAGGTCTGGCCAACCATGTTTACCCCCAGGAGGAGCTGCTGGACCGGGCCATGGAGATGGCCCAGAGGATGGCGGAAAAGCCCCCACTGGCCCTGCGCATGACCAAGGACGCCATCAACATCGGCCTCAACTCGGGAAACCTGCGCGATACGTTGCGCCTCGAGGACCGCAACCAGGTGCTGCTTATCGAATCGCTCTATATCGCCGGCGCGGCGCTGGCGGCAGCTCCTCCCGAGAGCCAGAAGAAAGACATCGCCAAGGAATGA
- a CDS encoding acyl-CoA dehydrogenase family protein — protein sequence MGVKGLSDRGRQLLLDFPPLAALREHDRKGIDEIIGLVEGCAAYKRDVALPMALDIDEQMEKEPEYFNWDMMREACKYNIFSLAIPKAVGGLADKYMISGMALAVEELCSACGGIGLALAAHSLGVAPVIASGAMAHWDTVLHEIVEEEKRGNPVLMAYGITEPSAGTDVEEPEFLEVGKIGMEAKKTKGGYVLNGRKCFISGGSEAKYFTVTAATDRSRPLETWTTFLVERDMEGFSTPRVELKMGQRACHAAELLFEDVFVPDSHVLGYEGDGMANGILIIMAASRGPVGAIANGIARGAYEHFLAWTRERRNGKRPIDEDRIRMSLADMLGIIQENRGLYINHSLVGDAVFRSAFTHPIFLSAFLIPRSIRASKPYAALLNSYYGKAFVNILFRYFIKDDEVTDMLAKASLAKFNCADNAMELTSRALELMGTDDSVERRWVEKAFRDAKLTQIYEGTNQLNRLVVYNTEIARTLKVEVPGPFKKGVS from the coding sequence ATGGGCGTCAAGGGATTGAGCGATAGGGGCAGACAGCTGCTCCTGGACTTCCCGCCCCTAGCGGCGCTGCGCGAGCACGACCGAAAGGGCATCGACGAGATCATCGGGCTGGTAGAAGGTTGCGCCGCTTACAAAAGGGATGTGGCGCTACCCATGGCCCTCGACATCGACGAACAAATGGAGAAGGAGCCAGAGTATTTCAACTGGGACATGATGCGGGAGGCCTGCAAATACAACATATTCTCACTGGCCATCCCCAAGGCGGTGGGAGGACTGGCGGACAAGTACATGATCAGCGGCATGGCCCTGGCGGTGGAGGAACTCTGTTCCGCCTGCGGCGGCATCGGGCTGGCCCTGGCGGCGCACTCGCTCGGCGTGGCCCCGGTCATCGCCTCCGGCGCCATGGCCCACTGGGACACCGTCCTTCACGAGATCGTCGAGGAGGAGAAGAGGGGCAACCCGGTGCTCATGGCCTACGGCATCACCGAACCCTCGGCCGGGACGGACGTGGAGGAGCCGGAATTCCTGGAAGTGGGCAAGATCGGTATGGAGGCCAAGAAGACCAAGGGCGGCTACGTACTAAACGGCCGGAAGTGCTTCATCTCCGGCGGCAGCGAGGCGAAGTATTTCACCGTCACCGCGGCCACGGACCGCAGCCGCCCCCTGGAGACCTGGACCACTTTCCTGGTGGAGCGGGACATGGAGGGTTTCTCGACCCCCCGGGTAGAGCTCAAGATGGGGCAGCGCGCCTGCCACGCGGCGGAGCTGCTCTTCGAGGACGTGTTCGTGCCCGACTCGCACGTGCTGGGATACGAGGGCGACGGCATGGCCAACGGTATTCTCATCATCATGGCCGCATCGAGGGGGCCGGTGGGCGCCATCGCCAACGGCATCGCGCGCGGTGCCTACGAGCACTTCCTGGCCTGGACCAGGGAGAGGCGCAACGGCAAGCGGCCCATAGACGAGGACCGCATCCGCATGAGCCTGGCGGATATGCTGGGGATTATCCAGGAGAACCGAGGCCTCTACATCAACCACAGCCTGGTGGGAGACGCCGTCTTCCGCAGCGCCTTCACCCACCCGATATTCCTCTCCGCCTTCCTCATCCCCAGGTCTATCCGCGCCTCCAAGCCGTACGCCGCCCTGCTCAACTCCTATTACGGCAAGGCCTTCGTGAATATCCTCTTCCGTTATTTCATCAAGGACGATGAGGTCACAGACATGCTCGCCAAAGCCTCCCTCGCCAAGTTCAATTGCGCGGACAACGCCATGGAGCTGACCTCGCGGGCCCTGGAACTCATGGGCACCGATGACAGCGTGGAGAGGCGTTGGGTGGAGAAGGCGTTCCGCGACGCCAAGCTCACCCAGATCTACGAAGGCACAAACCAGTTGAACCGGCTGGTCGTCTACAATACCGAGATCGCCAGGACGCTGAAGGTGGAAGTCCCCGGGCCGTTCAAGAAAGGGGTGAGCTAG
- a CDS encoding SdrD B-like domain-containing protein → MSEKVRLIVSVMLVVAIALLLAFPFVPAIASDAGASGKKASTSGSIVVEEKAAGAEKKAAAAEVEAAVREEAALVDEKVVPEEAAAVQAGFEAAGGSTEPEEPWEVTSLNISKDVDVVTESAPEISLEKTASESYIEMMLGAAEQVTFTIEVDAEFSNSYYIAGNIFVQNTGDWAADVIAVSDTVWYKAGGPNWLAATSNITTTVPMGDNAIPTGGPHVYSYSGTFTLPVPLASVTAMSNLIEITISNKPDPPKPGMQDWKFHYREDFAKPVAGGSTEVMLEDIETIEPASGLSYEITTVTINGSDAGSLTGPWALDLAEAPFTVVIEKDLTAEEAGTYILNNKAKIGDLEDDVDVEIVVEEPEKEYGSITGYKYEDVNISGELEEGESGWAGITIELWLGGVKIDETVTDSEGMFHFADLEAGDYEVKEVLPDGVANSGPLSIAVSLEEGEHVVLEEYFLNYHIPQRYAEIHGYKYVDLNADGILDEGEPGLAGVTIKLYRLESMDPVAVISIQLTSAVLVAETITDENGYFEFKDLVPGEYMVEEVVPEGYYPTSQNPISGWLAPGQGVEVYFLNARMARITGEKVDAITGEPIEGVQFVLEGGEFYAEAFSDENGLFDFGLLMPGEYHLYEVVPEGWVAVGASEHEITLESGDEEHLVFINQELLASVSGTKWLDLNANGAADEGEEGLAGVAINLRDAEGEIIATTLSAADGSYSFTGLKAGGYTVEEIVGDGYVATAPVSVSFELQAGDEKVVDFFNNVVVAGEVVNPPVQPEAQETLPVTGFEMSYLLIIVGLLILAGAFIASYGLLKMARTR, encoded by the coding sequence ATGAGCGAGAAGGTAAGATTGATAGTAAGCGTGATGCTGGTAGTGGCCATCGCGCTGCTGCTTGCTTTCCCCTTTGTTCCGGCCATCGCCTCCGATGCGGGAGCCTCCGGCAAGAAGGCTTCGACCTCGGGGTCGATAGTCGTTGAGGAGAAGGCGGCGGGTGCGGAGAAGAAAGCTGCTGCTGCAGAAGTGGAGGCGGCCGTCCGGGAGGAGGCCGCTCTTGTGGACGAGAAGGTCGTACCGGAAGAAGCTGCCGCCGTCCAGGCGGGATTCGAGGCGGCCGGAGGATCGACCGAGCCCGAGGAGCCCTGGGAGGTAACGAGCCTCAACATATCCAAGGACGTTGACGTGGTGACCGAGTCCGCGCCGGAGATCAGCCTGGAGAAGACGGCGTCCGAGTCCTACATCGAGATGATGCTGGGAGCGGCGGAGCAGGTCACCTTCACCATCGAAGTTGACGCCGAGTTCTCGAACTCCTATTACATCGCCGGTAACATCTTCGTGCAGAACACCGGAGATTGGGCGGCGGACGTGATAGCGGTCTCGGATACCGTGTGGTACAAGGCCGGCGGACCCAACTGGCTGGCAGCGACATCAAACATCACCACCACTGTACCCATGGGCGATAACGCCATACCCACCGGAGGGCCGCACGTCTATTCATACTCGGGGACCTTCACCCTGCCGGTGCCGCTGGCCAGCGTGACCGCGATGAGCAACCTCATCGAGATCACCATCAGCAACAAGCCGGACCCGCCGAAGCCGGGCATGCAGGACTGGAAGTTCCATTACCGTGAGGACTTCGCCAAGCCGGTGGCTGGAGGATCCACTGAGGTCATGCTCGAGGATATCGAGACCATCGAACCCGCCAGCGGGCTCAGCTACGAGATCACCACGGTGACCATCAACGGCTCGGACGCCGGTTCCCTGACCGGGCCCTGGGCCCTGGACCTGGCCGAGGCTCCTTTCACCGTCGTCATCGAGAAAGACCTGACCGCCGAAGAGGCCGGGACCTACATCCTCAATAACAAGGCCAAGATCGGCGACCTCGAGGATGATGTGGACGTGGAGATCGTGGTGGAGGAGCCCGAGAAGGAATACGGCTCCATCACCGGTTACAAGTACGAGGACGTGAATATCAGCGGCGAGCTGGAGGAGGGCGAGAGCGGCTGGGCCGGCATCACTATCGAGCTGTGGCTGGGCGGCGTCAAGATAGACGAGACGGTCACCGATTCCGAGGGGATGTTCCACTTCGCGGACCTCGAGGCTGGAGATTACGAGGTCAAGGAAGTCCTCCCCGACGGGGTGGCCAACAGCGGCCCGCTGAGTATCGCGGTCTCCCTGGAAGAGGGCGAACACGTGGTGCTGGAGGAGTACTTCCTCAATTACCACATCCCGCAGAGGTACGCCGAGATCCACGGCTACAAGTACGTGGACCTGAACGCTGACGGCATCCTCGACGAGGGCGAGCCCGGCCTGGCCGGCGTGACCATCAAGCTGTACAGGCTGGAGTCCATGGACCCCGTGGCGGTCATCTCCATCCAGTTGACCAGCGCCGTATTGGTCGCTGAGACCATCACCGACGAGAACGGGTACTTCGAGTTCAAGGACCTGGTGCCCGGAGAGTACATGGTCGAAGAGGTGGTGCCGGAAGGCTACTATCCCACTTCGCAGAACCCCATATCCGGATGGCTGGCACCCGGGCAGGGAGTCGAGGTCTACTTCCTCAACGCCAGGATGGCGCGGATAACCGGTGAGAAGGTGGACGCCATCACCGGCGAGCCCATCGAGGGTGTCCAGTTCGTGCTGGAGGGCGGCGAGTTCTACGCGGAGGCCTTCTCCGATGAGAACGGGCTCTTCGACTTCGGCTTGCTGATGCCGGGCGAGTACCACCTCTACGAGGTAGTCCCCGAGGGCTGGGTCGCGGTTGGGGCGTCCGAGCACGAGATCACGCTGGAGAGCGGCGACGAAGAGCACCTCGTCTTCATAAACCAGGAACTCCTGGCCTCGGTGTCCGGGACCAAGTGGCTTGACCTCAACGCCAACGGCGCAGCTGACGAAGGCGAGGAAGGCCTCGCCGGCGTGGCCATCAACCTGCGCGACGCCGAGGGCGAGATCATCGCCACCACGCTGAGCGCGGCCGACGGCTCCTACTCCTTCACGGGCCTAAAGGCCGGCGGATATACCGTAGAGGAGATAGTGGGCGACGGGTACGTGGCGACCGCGCCGGTCTCGGTCTCCTTCGAACTCCAGGCAGGAGATGAGAAGGTGGTCGATTTCTTCAACAACGTGGTAGTTGCAGGCGAGGTCGTGAATCCTCCCGTACAGCCCGAGGCGCAGGAGACCTTGCCGGTGACCGGTTTCGAGATGAGCTACCTGCTTATCATAGTCGGTCTTCTGATCCTGGCAGGCGCTTTCATCGCTTCCTACGGACTGCTGAAGATGGCGCGTACGCGCTGA